The region CTTCGCTGTATCCGATGTGGCGGGAGCCGAACGCGGCCTGAGCGCCTGTCTTCGAACTCGCCGTGCGTGGCGGTGCCGGTTGCGGGGGTGGGCGAGCGGCACCGCTGACTCGAAGATCGAACCCGGGTCCTGAGGCGGCGCCGCCGGCCCGAAGGCGCCGCGATTTCCGCGCCGATGTGGCGTGCTCCCCGTTCTGGAGGCCGGGCAACACGTCACATCGACCCGTCGCGCGTCGGTTCCTAGTCGGTCTCGGTGCCTACGAAGCCGAACTCCCAGACACCGTCGGACCCGCTGCGCCTGCGCTCGTAGGCCAGCAGCGGAGCGTGCTGGTCCGCGGCGCCCGGGGTGCCGTGCGCACGGCGTGCGGGGAGGGTGACCCGCGGAACCGGCATCCCGGAGGCGTCGGCGGCCACGCTGATCTCCCGCCCGTCCTCCGGACCGCCGCGCAGGCGTACGCGGACATCTCCCACCGGAACTCCCTTCCTTGAAACGAGCAACGACAACCCGTTCCGACTTCCGGCACCGCCGGTTCGTTCCGGCTGTCACTTGATCGTGTGGCGCCATGCTCCCAGAAAGTCGATCAACGCTCCAGAACCGTTCGAGTGCCTTGCCCGGCTCCATTGTGGAGTGCTCTCTACCGGCGAGTACGCAGTGTTCGGGGCGGGGGTCGCCGTTCTGCCTGCCGGGCGGTGAAGCTGCTGGTAGAAATCGGGGATGAGCGTCGAACGAACGGTGGCCCTGCGGTTCGCGCCCGGCGCGGTCGAGGCCGGCACGCACGTGAACCTCTCCGCGGTGCGCACCGACGGCGAGCACCTGTGGATCGCCGGTGACGAGACCGCGACCGTCGAGCGGCTGACCTGCGACTCTCCGCAGCGGCCGGTGGTCTACACCGACCACGTGGAGTTCGCGCTGGCCGACGTCGTGGCGCTGCCCGGCGAGGCCGACGAGGAGGTCGACGTCGAGGGATTGGCGCTCAACGGCCCGTACCTGTGGGCGGTCGGCTCGCACAGCCGCAGGCGCAAACGGGTCAAGTCGAACCATTCCGACCGGAAGGCCGCCAAGCGCCTGGCGGCGGTCACCGACGAACCCAGCCGACGCGTGCTGGCACGCATCGCGCTCTCCGACCACGTGCCCGCCGGGGCCACGCCGGAAGGCCACCGCAGCGCGGCGCTCAGCGGGCCCGGGCTGGTGGACCTGCTCGACGAGGACGAGCACCTGGCCCCGTTCCTGGCGATCCCGGGCAAGGACAACGGGCTCGACGTCGAGGGCATCGCGGTGGCGGGTGAACCCGGCGCGGAGCGGGTCTTCCTCGGGCTGCGCGGACCGGTGCTGCGCGGATGGGCGGTGGTGCTGCAGGTCGCCCCGAGGGAGGACGGCGACGAACTGCGGCTGGCACCCGTGGAGGGCAAGCAGCGCTACCTCAAGCACTTCCTCGACCTCGACGGCCTGGGCATCCGCGACCTGTGCCCGCAGGGCGACGACCTGCTGGTCCTGGCCGGGCCCTCGATGGACCTCGACGGCCCGGTCCGGGTCTACCGGTGGCCGGGCGCGGCGCGCATCGAGGCCCCCGACGTCGTGCACCGGGACGAACTGCGCCGCGAGATCGACCTGCCCTACGGCGAGGGCGACGACCACGCCGAGGGGATCGCGCTGCTGCCCAGCGGTGAGCTGCTGGTCGTCTACGACAGCCCGGCGCGGTCGCGGCTGACCGATCCGGGAACCGTGCTCGCCGACGTCGTCGCGGCGGGCGGCCGTTGACGCCTGGTCAGATCAGCTCGGTGATGTTGGGCCGCACCCCGAGCATGGCGCGGCCGAACAGCTCCGGGTTGCCCAGCGTGCTCGCGATGGCGTGCCTGCTGCCGGTGTGGATGTCGCGCAGCAGGCCCTGCAGCGGGTTGGAGTCGGCCACAGCCGACGCGCCGTAGGCCGAGACCAGCAGGTCCACCGCCTCGCGGCACTGCTGCACGGCGTGGCTGGCGTGCTGGCGGATCCGGGCGCGTTCGACGTAGGAGGGGTAGGTGCCCGCCCGCGCGTGGGACTCCACCGTGGACGCGCACTGGTAGGCGATCATGCGGGCGACGTCGGCCCTGGTGGCCGCCTCGGCGACGGCCATCTGGAAGGCCGTCGAGTCGGTCATGCGCTCGTAGTTGGTGAACGAGATGCCGCGGCGGTCCGACTCGCCGACCACGTAGTCCAGCGCCGCGGTGGCCATGCCCACGAACGGGGCGATCAGGTGCGTGCTGAGCGTGGGCACCAGCGCCGCCCGGTAGCGGACGTTCTCCTCGTCCTCGCGGGCGTACCTGCCCTCGGTGGCCGGCCCGACCGGCAGGATGCGGTGGTCGGGGAAGAAGAGCTCCTCGCCGACCAGCAGGTTGCTGCCGGTGGCGCGCATGCCGAGGGTGAACCAGGTGTCCTTGACGGTCAGCTCCCGCATCGGCACCAGCCCGTAGGCGCTGCCCGCGGGCCGGCCGTCGTGCTCGGGCAGCCGGATCCCGAGCATCGCCCACTGCGCGTGCAGGCATCCCGACGCCGGCCCCCACCGCCCGCCGGCGACCCAGCCGCCGTCGACGCGCCGCGCGGTGGAGTGGGGGGTGAGCACCTGGCACACCCGGGTGTCGGGGTCCTCGCCGAAGACGTCGTGCTGGGCGCGCTCCGGGAACAGGCCCGTCAGCCAGTCGCCGCAGCTGAGGATCATCACCAGCCACGCCGCCGACGGGTCGGCGGTGGCCAGCGCCGCGGTCGAGTCGACGATCGTGCGCAGGTCGTACTCCAGCCCGCCGAACCGGCGCGGGACCCAGGCGCGGAAGAGGCCGGCGTCGGTGAGGGCCTGCAGCGCCTCGTCAGCGAGCCTGCGCTCCTGGTCGCCGGTGGCCCGGTGGTCGGCGAGCACGGCGCGCAGACCCGCCGCGCGCCGCACGGCTTCGTCCGAGCCGTGTCCGCCCCCATCGCCACCAGGCATGTCGTCCCCTTTCACGGGTATGTGCACATCGATCATTGCACACCCGCAAGGGTGAAGGGTGACGACTGGAAGGGCTAGCGCGGTCCACTATGGAGTGACCAGGACGTGCAGGGTCCGCGGACCGTGCACTCCCTCGACGCGGTCGAGCTCGATGTCGCTGGTAGCCGACGGACCGCTGATGAACGTCAGCGGCCGCGCGGGGTCCAAGTCGGCCAGCGCGCTGGGCACGTCGTCGGCGATCCGGGACTCCTCGACCACGCAGAGGTGGACGTCGGGCACCAGCGTGGCGGCTCTGCGGCCCTGGCCGGGACCGTGGTCGAGCACGATCGTGCCGGTGGAGGCGATGCCCGCGGTCGCGGTGGTGACCACGGCGTCGACGCGGTCCAACCCGGCGGTGCCGGTGGCGGTGCCGTCGTCCACTTCGAACTCTCCGCCGAGCGCGCTCGGCCACTGCTCGGGCACGCCGGCCGGAACGAGCAGGCGGCGTGCCGAGTAGCGCCGGGCCGCCGAGGCGATCGCGTCCACCAGCTCCGGAGCCGCCACCCGCTGCACGGTCGCCCTGTAGTCGGCGACGCGCTCGCAGAACAGCGCAACCACGTCGGCGGACGGCCGCTGAGCGGCATAGGCGCGGGGGACGGACTCCAGGGGTTGCCGGTCCGCGTGCGCCAGGGCGCTGCGGACCCGGCCGAGAACGACCTCGCGTGCGGAACTCATGGCTGCTTGCCTCCTCGGGTGCGCTCCCACCAGGCGCGGAAGGACTCCCGCGCGGGCGCGGGTGCGTCGCGGGCATCGGTCCAGCGCGACAGCGGTGCCGGCAGCCGCCCGATGGTGCCGCGCCGGCCGATGAAGCGCCTGCTCCAGGACGCGACGCGCTGGACGGCGGCCAGCCGCCTGGCATCGCCCAGCACCCAGCTCGCCAGCCCCATCAGCAGGTCCAGCGGCCTGGACCGGACGCCGTGGTGTTCCTCGACCACGCGGGTGCGCAGGTGCACCAGCAGGTCCGGGATGTCGATGGCGACCGGGCAGACGTCGTAGCAGGCTCCGCACAGCGAGGACGCGTAGGGAAGCGCCTGGTCGACGGGCGAGGCGGTGCCGCGCAGCTGGGGGGTGAGCACCGCGCCGATCGGTCCGGGGTAGACCGAGCCGTAGGCGTGGCCGCCGGTGCGCTCGTACACCGGGCACACGTTCAGGCATGCCGAGCAGCGGATGCAGCGCAGTGCCTGCCGCCCGACCTCGTCGGCCAGGGCGTTGGTCCGCCCGTTGTCGAGCAGCACCACGTGGAAGGACTGCGGACCGTCGCCCGGCGTCACGCCCGTCCACGTCGAGGTGTAGGGGTTCATCCGCTCCCCGGTGCTCGACCGGGGCAGCAGCTGCAGGAACACCTCCAGGTCCCGCCAGCTCGGCACGAGCTTCTCGATCCCCACCACGCTGATCAGCGTCTCGGGCAGTGTCAGGCACATCCGGCCGTTGCCCTCCGACTCCACCACCACGAGGGTGCCGGTGTCGGCCACGGCGAAGTTCACGCCCGAGACCGCGACCTTGGCCCGCAGGAACTTCTCCCGCAGGTGGCGCCGGGCGACGTCGGCGAGCCGGGCCGGCTCGTCGGTGAGGTCGTCGGGCGCGGGCACCCCGGCCCCGCCCATCTCGCGGCGGAAGATCTCGCGGACCTCGGCGCGGTTGCGGTGGATGGCGGGCACCAGGATGTGGCTGGGGGCGTCGTTCCCGAGCTGCACGATCAGCTCGGCGAGGTCGGTCTCCCACGCCGAGATCCCGGCATCGCCCAGCGCCTCGTTGAGCTCGATCTCCTGCGTGGCCAT is a window of Saccharopolyspora erythraea NRRL 2338 DNA encoding:
- a CDS encoding DUF3616 domain-containing protein; protein product: MSVERTVALRFAPGAVEAGTHVNLSAVRTDGEHLWIAGDETATVERLTCDSPQRPVVYTDHVEFALADVVALPGEADEEVDVEGLALNGPYLWAVGSHSRRRKRVKSNHSDRKAAKRLAAVTDEPSRRVLARIALSDHVPAGATPEGHRSAALSGPGLVDLLDEDEHLAPFLAIPGKDNGLDVEGIAVAGEPGAERVFLGLRGPVLRGWAVVLQVAPREDGDELRLAPVEGKQRYLKHFLDLDGLGIRDLCPQGDDLLVLAGPSMDLDGPVRVYRWPGAARIEAPDVVHRDELRREIDLPYGEGDDHAEGIALLPSGELLVVYDSPARSRLTDPGTVLADVVAAGGR
- a CDS encoding acyl-CoA dehydrogenase, whose product is MPGGDGGGHGSDEAVRRAAGLRAVLADHRATGDQERRLADEALQALTDAGLFRAWVPRRFGGLEYDLRTIVDSTAALATADPSAAWLVMILSCGDWLTGLFPERAQHDVFGEDPDTRVCQVLTPHSTARRVDGGWVAGGRWGPASGCLHAQWAMLGIRLPEHDGRPAGSAYGLVPMRELTVKDTWFTLGMRATGSNLLVGEELFFPDHRILPVGPATEGRYAREDEENVRYRAALVPTLSTHLIAPFVGMATAALDYVVGESDRRGISFTNYERMTDSTAFQMAVAEAATRADVARMIAYQCASTVESHARAGTYPSYVERARIRQHASHAVQQCREAVDLLVSAYGASAVADSNPLQGLLRDIHTGSRHAIASTLGNPELFGRAMLGVRPNITELI
- a CDS encoding LutC/YkgG family protein, translated to MSSAREVVLGRVRSALAHADRQPLESVPRAYAAQRPSADVVALFCERVADYRATVQRVAAPELVDAIASAARRYSARRLLVPAGVPEQWPSALGGEFEVDDGTATGTAGLDRVDAVVTTATAGIASTGTIVLDHGPGQGRRAATLVPDVHLCVVEESRIADDVPSALADLDPARPLTFISGPSATSDIELDRVEGVHGPRTLHVLVTP
- a CDS encoding LutB/LldF family L-lactate oxidation iron-sulfur protein → MPPFPEAAKRAVADSQLRHNLAGATATIRRKRASVVGELDDWAELREAGAAIKAHTLSHLDTYLERFEAAVTAAGGVVHWARDAEEANRIVVDLVRATGEREVVKVKSMATQEIELNEALGDAGISAWETDLAELIVQLGNDAPSHILVPAIHRNRAEVREIFRREMGGAGVPAPDDLTDEPARLADVARRHLREKFLRAKVAVSGVNFAVADTGTLVVVESEGNGRMCLTLPETLISVVGIEKLVPSWRDLEVFLQLLPRSSTGERMNPYTSTWTGVTPGDGPQSFHVVLLDNGRTNALADEVGRQALRCIRCSACLNVCPVYERTGGHAYGSVYPGPIGAVLTPQLRGTASPVDQALPYASSLCGACYDVCPVAIDIPDLLVHLRTRVVEEHHGVRSRPLDLLMGLASWVLGDARRLAAVQRVASWSRRFIGRRGTIGRLPAPLSRWTDARDAPAPARESFRAWWERTRGGKQP